A window of Clostridium taeniosporum genomic DNA:
GTTTATCATTATATTCAGTTGCTATCAAGTATATAGCAGGTGGAGCTGGAAGTTCAACTTTTGGCTCACCTCAAAATTGGGGAGTTGCACTTATAACTTTAAGTGTAGTAATATTTTTAAATTATTTTACCAAAGGATCATTGAAGCTTGCATCTATATTAATAGGAATTATTGTGGGTTATGTTGTTGCTCTATGTTTTGGAATGGTTTCTTTTAAAGATATTGAAACAGCAGGCTGGATGCAAGTACCTAAATTTATGCATTTTGGAATGAGTTTTGATGCTACAGCAATTATATCTATGGTTATAATGCATGTGGTAAATTCTGTTCAAGCAATAGGAGATTTTTCAGCGACTACTGGTGGGGGGATGGATAGAGTTCCTACAGATAAAGAACTTTCAGGTGGAATAATTGGTAATGGCATTAGTAGTATTATTGGTTCATTTTTCGGTAGTATGCCTACTGCAACATTTAGTCAAAATGTTGGTATAGTAACAATGAATAAAGTTATAAATAGAAGTGTATTTGTATTTGCTTCAGTAGTTATTATAATATCAGGAATAGTACCTAAATTTGCATCAATGCTAACAAGTATTCCACAGTGTGTACTTGGAGGAGCTACATTATCAGTATTTGCAACTATAACAATGACCGGGATAAAGATGATTTCATCAATTAAACTTACAACTAGAAATACTGCTATTGTAGGATTATCAATTGCTTTAGGTATAGGAATAGTTGAAGTTCCAAATTCATTGGCTTTATTTCCAGCTTGGTTTATATCAATTTTTGGAAAATCTTCAATAGTTGTAACTACGTTAGTAGCTATAATTTTAAATCTAATTTTACCAAAAGATGAAACTAATAAAGTAAGTGATAATAAATAATAATATATGTAATGATATCTATAAAGAGCTGATGAATTAAGAGAATTATATCTTAAACTTATTAGCTCATTTTTATTAGAAAAATAATTAAGCATTTATATAAGTTTAAATAATTTTTTGCTTTTTCAATTCTTTTATTTAATACAATTATATTTTAAATAAACTTTAATTATATATTAAAATATAATTTAATTTAGATTTATTTATGAAATAAAATTCATTTACGGAAAAAATTGACAAGAGATATAAAATGTTTTATAATAATAATTGTTAAAAGATAAAAAAAATTATATAAAAAATTATAAAAACTAATAATATAATTTAAATAGCTATATTTTAAATCAAAAAAATGTATAAATTTATAAATTTTTAATAATATAGCTTATAGAAATAAGAATAAAATACTAAATTAGAGGAGGCAAGTTTATGTTATTTAAGACTACTGAACAACACGAAGCTTTTCGTTTAAAAATTAGAGAATTTGCAGAGACAGAGGTAAAGCCAATAACATTTATGCTAGATAAGGA
This region includes:
- a CDS encoding uracil-xanthine permease family protein yields the protein MELKEKSLLFQFEGKTNLKEIVPLGLQHVVAMIIGCVTPAIIVAGVCGLKPEDKILLVQSSLFFAGIATLIQLFPIFGVIGSRLPIIVGTSFAYVPTLIAIADEFNIATVLGAQVIGGIVAVIFGVFVKKLVRFFPLIVTGTVIFSIGLSLYSVAIKYIAGGAGSSTFGSPQNWGVALITLSVVIFLNYFTKGSLKLASILIGIIVGYVVALCFGMVSFKDIETAGWMQVPKFMHFGMSFDATAIISMVIMHVVNSVQAIGDFSATTGGGMDRVPTDKELSGGIIGNGISSIIGSFFGSMPTATFSQNVGIVTMNKVINRSVFVFASVVIIISGIVPKFASMLTSIPQCVLGGATLSVFATITMTGIKMISSIKLTTRNTAIVGLSIALGIGIVEVPNSLALFPAWFISIFGKSSIVVTTLVAIILNLILPKDETNKVSDNK